In Candidatus Nitrosarchaeum limnium SFB1, the following proteins share a genomic window:
- a CDS encoding UspA domain-containing protein: MAKLKKILVPLDGSTNSNRGLDRAIEIAKEGGAEITGFYVFHLPLAAGIKYTQKMKDEAQKKAIKAIGPAMKRAQNAGALFKYKTGGGHTGSEIVKFAQKGKYDMIVIGARGMGGAKEAFLGSTSNYVMHKTKVPVLVVK; the protein is encoded by the coding sequence ATGGCAAAATTGAAAAAAATCCTTGTCCCACTTGATGGATCTACAAATTCTAATCGAGGATTAGATAGGGCAATTGAAATTGCAAAAGAAGGTGGAGCTGAAATAACAGGATTCTATGTATTTCATTTGCCACTAGCTGCAGGAATAAAATACACACAAAAAATGAAAGATGAAGCACAGAAAAAAGCTATCAAAGCAATTGGACCCGCAATGAAACGTGCTCAAAATGCAGGAGCATTATTCAAATACAAAACTGGAGGTGGGCATACTGGTTCTGAAATTGTCAAATTTGCACAGAAAGGAAAGTATGACATGATAGTTATCGGTGCTAGAGGAATGGGCGGTGCAAAGGAAGCATTTCTTGGTAGCACATCAAATTATGTGATGCATAAAACAAAAGTTCCTGTTTTAGTGGTCAAATAA